The nucleotide sequence CGCCGCGCGCGGCCGAGGTGCCCCCGGAGCCCGTCCCCTCTCCGGCGGAGGACCTGGCCCTGCTGGAGGAGGCCTTCGCCGCGCGGAGCATCGAGGAGAGCCTCCCCGCGCCGGCCTCCTCCCGCAGCCTCCGGCCCTCGCGAGGCGCGCCCGAGCCGGAGCTCGAGGCGGAGGAGGAAGAAGAGGAAGAGGAAGAGGAGGAGGTCGATCCCCTCGACCGCTTCTTCTTCCGCCCGGATCAGGGCCCCCAGAAGGGCCTCGAGCTGGCGCTGGCCGCGCTCGCCGCGGCCCCCGACGCCGGCTGGCGGGAGGCGCTGGAGGCCGACAAGATCGAGGCCTTCCTCACCTTCCGGATGAACGACGAGTGGTACGCCGTGCCGATCGCCGCGCTCCAGGAGATCGTGCGGCCGCTCCCGGTCACCCCCGTCCCCCGCACCCCCGAGCACGTGTTGGGCGTGGTCACCCTGCGCGGGGTGGTGCTGCCGGTCCTCGATCTCCACCTGCGGCTGGGGCTCGAGCACCCCACCACCGATCGCAGGTCCCGGCTGCTGGTCCTCGACTCCCAGGAGGGGCCGGCGGCCTTCCTGGTCGAGGAGGTCGGCGGCGTCTGGCGGCCACAAGACCCGCGGCGCGAGCCGCCTCCGAGCTCCCTGGGGGCGCGGGGTGAGCTGATCGAGACCCTCCTGCGGGCGGACGAGCGGGTCCTGCCCCTCCTCGACCTGCGGGTCTCCCTGGCGGTCGAGCTCGAGGAGCGCGGCCACCGCGGCGAGGCGAGGGGCGGATGAGCGCGCCGGGCCAGAGCAGCGAGAGCGTCAGCGTGAGGCTCTGCTCCTTCCAGGTGGGTGAAGAGACCTACGTCGTGGACATCATGCGGATCCAGGAGATCGTGAACCCCCTCCCGGTCACGGCCCTCCGCAGCGGCTCCGAGGTCATCGAGGGGGTCATCGATCTGCGCGGTCAGGTCGTGCCGCTGGTCGACCTGCGCCGGCAGCTGGGGCTCTCGCCCTCGGTGGCCTCCCACGCCCGCAAGCAGATGATCGTGAACGTGGGAGGCAAGCTGGTGGCCTTCCTGGTCGACGCCATGGGGCGGGTGATCGAGGTCTCCCGGGACGAGATCCAGCGGACCGAGTCCGTGGAGGGGAGCGCGGCCGCCGAGCTCTTCCCGGGCGCGCTCCGTCACAAGGGCACCCTCTACCTCCTCCTCGATCTCCAGGCCGTGATGGAGCGGGGCGGCGTCAGCGAAGGAGACCTGCCATGACCCTCGACGAGCTGCGCGAGGCCCTGGCCGACGAGGAGGAGGAGGTCCGCTACCGGGCCCTGCGGCTCTCGCAGTCCGGGCTCGAGGCGGACACCCCCGGCCTCTCCGCGCTCCTGGTCGAGGCGCTGGCCGACCCCGCCTGGCGGGTGCGCAAGCTCGCCGGGCAGCGGCTGGTGGAGCTCGAGGACGAGGACGCCTTCGACGCGATGGTGCGGGTGATGGCGGACGAGGACGACGCCGCGGCCCGCAACGCCGCGGCCGACGCCCTGGTGCTCGCCGCCGGCGCGGCGGTGCCCGCGCTGCTGCGTGCCTTCGGTGGGGACGACGCGGACCAGGCCAAGTTCGTCATCGACGTCCTCGGTGACATCGGGGATCCCCGGGCCGTCCCGCGCCTGGTCGAGGCCCTCGCGCTCGAGGATCCGAACCTGCGCGCCGCGAGCGCCGAGGCCCTCGGGAAGATCGGAGGCCGGGACTCCGCCGACGCCCTCATCGGCCTCCTCGACGGCGACGACCTCCTCCTCACCGTCTCGGCGCTCGAGTCGCTGGTGCGGATGAGGATGGCGGTGCCCTTCTCGGTCCTCACCCCCCTCGCCGAGCGGCGCCTCCTGCGGCGCCCGGTCCTGCGCCTCCTCACCCGCTGCGAGGGTGAGCAGGTCCTCGAGACCATCGTCGAGGCCTTCTCCGACTCCTCGCGGGGCACCCGCGAGGTCGCGGTGACCGCCTTCGGCGAGTGGCGCCGCCGTCACGACCTCGACCGGGTGATCGCCGCGGAGCTCCTCGCCCGCAGCGACGAGACGGCGCTGGTCTCGGCGGTCGACGATGCCCTGGGCAGCTCGGATCTCGCGGTCCAGAACGGCGCCCTGGAGGTCCTGGCCTCCCGCGCCCTCCCGCAGATGCTCGACGAGGTCCTGGAGACCGCCGCCGACGAGCGGCTCGAGGAGCTGGCGCTCGAGGCGCTGCTCCGGATGGGTCCGGCGGTCTCCGCCGAGCTGCTGGCCTGCGCTCCGGACCTGCCGCCGGCCGCGCGCCGGGTGGCCTACGGCGCCCTCTCCCGGATCGGGGACGAGCGGGCCGTCGCGCCCCTGGTGGCGGCGCTGGACGAGGGGGACGACTCGATGCGGGCCGAGGCGGCCCGGGCGCTCGGCGAGCTGGGGGACGCGAGGGCGGTCGGACCGCTCAGCCGCCTCCTCGGCCGCGCCAACCGCGAGCTCGCCCGGGCAGTGGTGGAGGCCCTGGCCCAGCTGGCCCGGAGCGAGCGGGAGCCGGTCCTGGAGGCCTGCCGGGAGCGCCTCGGCTCCGAGGAGCCCCTGCGCATCGCCGACGTCTGCCGCCTGCTGGGCGAGGTCGGCACCCTGGCCGAGCTGCCGCTGCTGGAGGTGACGCTGCCCCACCCGGACGCGCGGGTGCGGCAGGCCGCCATCAGCGCGGTGGGGCACCTCGCCGGCGCCGACGCCCTCGACGCCCTGCGCCGGGCCCTGGCCGACGAGTCCGCCGAGGTCCGCTCGGCGGCGACCCGCGCGCTGGTGGAGGAGGTCGGCCACGAGGCCGTCGAGGCCCTCCGGGTCGCGGCGGGAGACGACGACGCCCAGGTGGCCAGCCTGGCCATCCAGGGCCTCGGTCAGCTGCGGGATCTCGAGAGCGCCGAGCTCCTCCTCGAGCGGGTCGCCGACGGCCGGTCGGCCCACGCTCCCGCGGTGGCCCTCGCCGCCCTCGAGGCCCTCGACCGCCTCGACGCCCCCCTCCTCGGCGCGGCGCTCCTGCGCGGGGCGGCGCACCCGGAGGCCGAGGTGGTCAAGGAGGCCATCGCCATCGCCTCGCGCAGCGGGACGCCCGGCGCCACCGAGATGCTGCTGGAGGCGGCCCGGCACGAGGCCTGGGACGTGCGGCGGGCCGCTGCCCTCGGGCTGGCCGAACTCGGGGACGCCGACGCCCTCGGTCCGGTGCAGGAGCTGCTGGCCGCGGAGAGGGACGAGATGGTCGCCGCGGCGCTCGAGAGCGCGCTGCGGTCCCTGGAGGCGCGCAAGGCGTGAACCAGGAGCGTCCGCAGCTCGACGACGAGACCTTCCGTCTGCTCAGTGATCTCGTCCACGACTACTGTGGCATCTCCTTCCACGAGGACATGCGCTTCCTCCTGGAGCGGAGGCTCCACACCCGCCTGGAGATCCTCGGGCTGCACAGCTTCCGCGACTACTACCGCTACCTGCGCTTCGACTCGAACCGGCAGCGGGAGCTGGAGGAGGCCGCCGAGCTGCTGACCACCAACGAGACCTACTTCTTCCGGGAGCAGCCCCAGCTGCGGGCCTTCACCGGGGACATCCTCCCCGGGATGGCCGAGTCGCGCGGCCGGCGCAAGCGGCTGCGCATCTGGTCGGCGGGCTGCAGCACCGGGGAGGAGGCCTACACCATCGCCATGCTCCTCCTGGAGAGCGGGCTCTTCGAGGGGTGGCGCCTCGACGTCTTCGGCACCGACATCTCCCGGGCGGTGCTGGCCACGGCCCGCCGGGGCGTCTACCGCCAGCACGCCCTCCGGGAGACCGACGAGCGCTTCATCCACCGCTACTTCGAGACGGCGGAGGACGGCGCGCGGCGCGTCAGCGACGAGGTGCGGAGGATCGTCTCCTTCGGTCACCTCAACCTCGCCGACCCGCAGATGATGGGCCTGGTGGGGGAGATGGACGTCATCTTCTGCCGGAACGTCCTGATCTACTTCGGCGCCGAGGTGAAGCGGGCCCTCATCGGCCGCTTCTACGAGCACCTGGCGCCAGGCGGCTACCTGCTCCTGGGGCACTCCGAGTCCCTGCTCAACCTCTCCACCGACTTCGAGCTCGTGCACCTCGATCACGACCTCGTCTACCGCCGACCCGAGGAGAAGCGATGAGCCAGGAAGGCCTGCGGAGACTGAAGGTGCTGGTCATCGACGACTCGGCTCGCAGCCGCGAGGCGGTCGTCGAGGCGCTGCGCGCCCTGCCGGCCATCGAGGTCGTGGGGATCGCGGTGGACGGCGAGGAGGGCCTCGCGCGCTGCCTGCAGCTGCAGCCCGACCTCATCACCGTCGATCTCGAGATGCCCAAGATGGACGGCTTCACCTTCCTGCGGATGGTGATGGCCCGGGCGCCCACCCCCGTGCTGGTGGTGAGCTCCTACGCCCGCAAGGAGAACGTCTTCCGGGCGCTGGAGCTGGGCGCCGTCGACTTCATCCCCAAGCCCGGCGGCGCCGACGCCGGGAGCGCGGTGGCGTTGCAGGCGCTGCTGGCCGAGAAGATCGAGATCGCCCGCTCGCTGCGCCGGGCGAACCTGCGCGCCGTCGCGCCCGCGACGCCCGAGCGGACCCCTCGCCCGGCCGCAGCCCGGCAGCGGCCCGAGGAGCGGAAGCAGACCGAGTGCCCCCGGGTGATCGCCATCGGCGCGTCCACCGGAGGCCCCCCGGCGCTGCAGCACATCCTGAGCTCGCTGCCGGCGGACTTCCCGGCGGCCGTGGTGGTGGCCCAGCACATGCCGGAGCGCTTCACCGAGGCCTTCGCCGCGCGGCTGGATCGCACCTGCGAGGTCGAGGTCCGGGAGGCCGCCGACGGGGACCTCCTCCTGCCCGGCCGGGTCCTCCTCGCGCCAGGGGGGAAGCAGATGTCGGTCTCCCTGGTCGAGGGGCAGGCCCGGGCGAAGGTCGGCCCCGCCGCCGATGGATCCACCTACGTGCCCTCGGTGGACGAACTCTTCCTCTCGGTGGCGGCGCTCTGCGCCGACCGGGCCATGGGGCTGATCCTCACCGGCATGGGCCGGGACGGACGGGAGGGGATCATCATGTTGAAGAAGGCCGGGGGTACGACCGTGGCCGAGTCGGAGGAGACCGCCATCGTCCACGGGATGCCCAAGGAAGCCGCCGACACCGGCTGCGTCGATCGCGTGTTGCCCCTGGAAGAGATCACCGCGGCGATCCTCGCATTTGCCCGGACCGGGCGATTGCCCGCAAGTGGGAGCCGGTGATAGCTACGTTGGCCGGGATGAGGAACTGGAGATCAGGTATTGCGCCGTCGGCGGGGGGCGTGACCGGTGAGTGAGAGACGGATTCTCGTCGTCGAGGACTCGCCGACCATGCGTCAGCTGATCGTCTTCGCGCTCTCGCGGGTCCCCAACATCCGCTGCGTCGAGGCCGAGGACGGCGTCGAGGGCCTGAAGCGGATCCACAGCGAGACCTTCGACCTGGTCGTCACCGACATCAACATGCCCCTGATGGACGGCCTCAAGCTCCTCTCCCGGATCCGCAGCGACGATCGTCACGCCGAGGTCCCGGTCATCGTGGTCACCACCGAGGCCGGCGCCGAGGATCGGGCGAGGGCGATGTCGCTCGGGGCGAATGCGTACATCATCAAGCCGATCCGGGCGCAGCAGGTCGTGGAGACAGTGCGGACGCTGCTGGGGTAGGGGGCGGGTGTACCCCCGAGGTCGGGGGCTCGGGGTCTGGCCCCTGGAGAAGCCGTGTACGTGTACGTGGACGTGTACGTGGACGGGGGTGTCGGGGTGTCGCGGTAGGAATGAGGTCGTCGTTCCACCCTCTCTCCTCGCGGGGGCGTTTCGTGATCGGTGATCGGACCGCCCTCGCCGCCGGCCCCTCCTTCGGGTGAGGGCCGTCGTCGAGGGCGGCCCGATCACCTCAATCCACGGAGAATCGCCATGCCGCGCAGAACATCCTTCCTTCCTCACGAGCGCCTCGATGCCTACCGCGTTGCCATCGAGCTCATCGCGGGGCTGCGCTCGGTTCACGAGACCGGGCTGCCTCCTCACATCCGCGATCAGCTCCAGCGAGCCAGCCTCTCCATTGCGCTCAACATCGCCGAAGGTACGGGGCGAGTCGGCAAGGACCGGCTCAAGTTCTATCGAATCGCTCGGGGTAGCGCCTGTGAGACGGGTGCTCTCCTGGACGCCATCGAGGTCAGTGGAGTCGAACTCGACGATTCCTTCGAGCACCTCCACAACCTCTGCGCCCGGCTCTACGCCATGCTCACCCGCCTCGCCGAACTCCAGATCAAGGCGGCCTGATCGGCGCCAGGATCAAGGGCCGTGCACGTTCACGTACACGTACACGTACACGTACACGGCCTCTCCCGGGGGCCACCGAGGCCCCCGGGGATCCTGGTCCCTCTCCTAGGGCCAGAGCCGATCGAGCGTCCGCGCGAAGGGAATCGTCTCCCTCACGTGCCGGATCCCACAGATCCACGCGACCGTCCGCTCGAGCCCCAACCCGAAGCCGGCGTGGGGAACGGAGCCCCACCGCCGCAGATCGGTGTACCAGCTGAAGGCCTCCGCCGGCAGGCCGTGGGCCTCGATGGCGCTCTCGAGGATCCCGAGATCGTCCTCGCGCTGCCCGCCGCCGATGATCTCGCCGTAGCCCTCGGGGGCGAGCACGTCCATGGAGAGGGAGTGCTTGGGAGAGGAGGGATCCTTCTTCATGTAGAAGGCCTTGATGGCCGCCGGGAAGCCGTGAACGATGATCGGGCGATCGTAGAGCTTGGTCAGCTCGGTCTCGTGGGGCGCCCCGAAGTCCGAGCCCCACTCGATCTCGAGGGAGGCCTTGAGCTCCGGATCGGTCGCGGCGTCGCGCAGGGCGAGGATCTTCTCGATGGCCTCGTCGTAGTGCACCCGCGGGAAGGGCTTCTGGATCTTCTCCAGGGCGGAGACGTCCCGCTCCAGCACGTTGATCAGCTCGTCCCGGTGCTTCTCCAGGGTGCGGCCGACGATCTCGACGAGGAAGTCCTCGGCCAGCTCCATGTCCTGGTCGAGATCCATGTAGGCGACCTCGGGCTCGACCATCCAGAACTCCTGGAGGTGGCGCCGGGTCTTGGACTTCTCGGCCCGGAAGGTGGGGCCGAAGCAGTAGGTCTTGCCGAAGGCCAGCGCGCCGACCTCCTGGTAGAGCTGGCCGCTCTGGGTGAGGTAGGCGGTCCCGTCGAAGTAGGGCAGCTCGAAGAGGGTGGTGGTCCCCTCGCAGGCCGCCGGGGTGAGGATCGGCGAGTCGAAGAGGATGAACCCCCGCGAGTCGAAGTAGTCACGGATGGCCGAGGCGAGGGTCGCCCGGATCCGCAGCGCCGCGTGCTGCTTCCTCGAGCGCACCCAGAGGTGCCGGTGGTCCATCAGGAAGGCGTCGCCGTGGGCCTTGGGGGAGATGGGGTAGTCGGGGGTGTTCTGGAGCACCTCGACGGCCGAGACCTGCAGCTCGAAGCCCAGGGGCGAGCGCTTGTCCTCGACGACCTTGCCGGTGACCCGGATCGAGGCCTCCTGGTTCAGGCCGTCGCAGAGCTCGAAGAGCTCGTCTCCCACGTCGGCCTTGGAGACGACGGCCTGGATGATGCCGCTGCCGTCCCGGACCTGGAGGAAGTGGAGCTTCTTGGAGCCCCGCTTGTTGTAGAGCCAGCCCTGGAGGGTGACGGTCTGATCCAGGTGCGCGCCGATGCCTTCGATGGTGCTCAAGGTAGCCATGGGGCGCGCAGTCTATTTGGCCGCACGCGGGCCAGCAAGCGGGTGGCGCCGCCCGCCCCGGATGGTTAGAGTCCCGCGCCATGGCCCACGACGAGCGCAAGTACGATCCCGCATCCATCGAGTCCACCTGGCAGCAGCGCTGGCAGGAGGCCAGCCTCTTCCGCGCCCACGACGCCGGCGAGAAGGACCCATTCTACGTCCTCGAGATGTTCCCCTATCCCTCGGGGCACATGCACATGGGCCACGTGCGGGTCTACGCCATCGGCGACGTGCTGGTCCGCTACATGCGGATGAAGGGCAAGGAGGTCCTCCACCCCATGGGCTGGGATGCCTTCGGCCTGCCCGCCGAGAACGCGGCGATCAAGGAGGGGATCCACCCGAACCTCCGCACCCGGGACAACATCGCCTCCTTCAAGGCCGAGATGGTGGCCCTGGGCTACGCCTTCGACTGGGAGCGCGAGTTCGCCACCTGCGATCCCGAGTACTACCGCTGGAACCAGTGGCTCTTCCTCCAGATGTGGAAGAAGGGCCTGGTCTACCGGCGCACCGCCCGCCTCAACTGGTGCCCCGACTGCGTCACCGTCCTGGCCAACGAGCAGGTCGAGGACGGCACCTGCTGGCGCTGCGACTCCGAGGTCGAGGAGCGGGAGATGCCCCAGTGGGCCTTCAAGATCACCGACTACGCCCAGGAGCTGCTGGACGATCTGGAGAAGCTGGGGGAGTGGCCCGAGCGGATCACCACCATGCAGCGCA is from Deltaproteobacteria bacterium and encodes:
- a CDS encoding chemotaxis protein CheW; its protein translation is MAGRDEKGSGGKRPAKKAAKKVAKKPAKKVARKAAKKTTRRAPPEDAGAPPAVAPRAAEVPPEPVPSPAEDLALLEEAFAARSIEESLPAPASSRSLRPSRGAPEPELEAEEEEEEEEEEEVDPLDRFFFRPDQGPQKGLELALAALAAAPDAGWREALEADKIEAFLTFRMNDEWYAVPIAALQEIVRPLPVTPVPRTPEHVLGVVTLRGVVLPVLDLHLRLGLEHPTTDRRSRLLVLDSQEGPAAFLVEEVGGVWRPQDPRREPPPSSLGARGELIETLLRADERVLPLLDLRVSLAVELEERGHRGEARGG
- a CDS encoding chemotaxis protein CheW, with protein sequence MSAPGQSSESVSVRLCSFQVGEETYVVDIMRIQEIVNPLPVTALRSGSEVIEGVIDLRGQVVPLVDLRRQLGLSPSVASHARKQMIVNVGGKLVAFLVDAMGRVIEVSRDEIQRTESVEGSAAAELFPGALRHKGTLYLLLDLQAVMERGGVSEGDLP
- a CDS encoding HEAT repeat domain-containing protein produces the protein MTLDELREALADEEEEVRYRALRLSQSGLEADTPGLSALLVEALADPAWRVRKLAGQRLVELEDEDAFDAMVRVMADEDDAAARNAAADALVLAAGAAVPALLRAFGGDDADQAKFVIDVLGDIGDPRAVPRLVEALALEDPNLRAASAEALGKIGGRDSADALIGLLDGDDLLLTVSALESLVRMRMAVPFSVLTPLAERRLLRRPVLRLLTRCEGEQVLETIVEAFSDSSRGTREVAVTAFGEWRRRHDLDRVIAAELLARSDETALVSAVDDALGSSDLAVQNGALEVLASRALPQMLDEVLETAADERLEELALEALLRMGPAVSAELLACAPDLPPAARRVAYGALSRIGDERAVAPLVAALDEGDDSMRAEAARALGELGDARAVGPLSRLLGRANRELARAVVEALAQLARSEREPVLEACRERLGSEEPLRIADVCRLLGEVGTLAELPLLEVTLPHPDARVRQAAISAVGHLAGADALDALRRALADESAEVRSAATRALVEEVGHEAVEALRVAAGDDDAQVASLAIQGLGQLRDLESAELLLERVADGRSAHAPAVALAALEALDRLDAPLLGAALLRGAAHPEAEVVKEAIAIASRSGTPGATEMLLEAARHEAWDVRRAAALGLAELGDADALGPVQELLAAERDEMVAAALESALRSLEARKA
- a CDS encoding methyltransferase, which produces MNQERPQLDDETFRLLSDLVHDYCGISFHEDMRFLLERRLHTRLEILGLHSFRDYYRYLRFDSNRQRELEEAAELLTTNETYFFREQPQLRAFTGDILPGMAESRGRRKRLRIWSAGCSTGEEAYTIAMLLLESGLFEGWRLDVFGTDISRAVLATARRGVYRQHALRETDERFIHRYFETAEDGARRVSDEVRRIVSFGHLNLADPQMMGLVGEMDVIFCRNVLIYFGAEVKRALIGRFYEHLAPGGYLLLGHSESLLNLSTDFELVHLDHDLVYRRPEEKR
- a CDS encoding chemotaxis response regulator protein-glutamate methylesterase, with amino-acid sequence MSQEGLRRLKVLVIDDSARSREAVVEALRALPAIEVVGIAVDGEEGLARCLQLQPDLITVDLEMPKMDGFTFLRMVMARAPTPVLVVSSYARKENVFRALELGAVDFIPKPGGADAGSAVALQALLAEKIEIARSLRRANLRAVAPATPERTPRPAAARQRPEERKQTECPRVIAIGASTGGPPALQHILSSLPADFPAAVVVAQHMPERFTEAFAARLDRTCEVEVREAADGDLLLPGRVLLAPGGKQMSVSLVEGQARAKVGPAADGSTYVPSVDELFLSVAALCADRAMGLILTGMGRDGREGIIMLKKAGGTTVAESEETAIVHGMPKEAADTGCVDRVLPLEEITAAILAFARTGRLPASGSR
- a CDS encoding response regulator: MSERRILVVEDSPTMRQLIVFALSRVPNIRCVEAEDGVEGLKRIHSETFDLVVTDINMPLMDGLKLLSRIRSDDRHAEVPVIVVTTEAGAEDRARAMSLGANAYIIKPIRAQQVVETVRTLLG
- a CDS encoding four helix bundle protein, whose amino-acid sequence is MPRRTSFLPHERLDAYRVAIELIAGLRSVHETGLPPHIRDQLQRASLSIALNIAEGTGRVGKDRLKFYRIARGSACETGALLDAIEVSGVELDDSFEHLHNLCARLYAMLTRLAELQIKAA
- the asnS gene encoding asparagine--tRNA ligase, with translation MATLSTIEGIGAHLDQTVTLQGWLYNKRGSKKLHFLQVRDGSGIIQAVVSKADVGDELFELCDGLNQEASIRVTGKVVEDKRSPLGFELQVSAVEVLQNTPDYPISPKAHGDAFLMDHRHLWVRSRKQHAALRIRATLASAIRDYFDSRGFILFDSPILTPAACEGTTTLFELPYFDGTAYLTQSGQLYQEVGALAFGKTYCFGPTFRAEKSKTRRHLQEFWMVEPEVAYMDLDQDMELAEDFLVEIVGRTLEKHRDELINVLERDVSALEKIQKPFPRVHYDEAIEKILALRDAATDPELKASLEIEWGSDFGAPHETELTKLYDRPIIVHGFPAAIKAFYMKKDPSSPKHSLSMDVLAPEGYGEIIGGGQREDDLGILESAIEAHGLPAEAFSWYTDLRRWGSVPHAGFGLGLERTVAWICGIRHVRETIPFARTLDRLWP